From the Sphingomonas mesophila genome, one window contains:
- a CDS encoding acyl-CoA thioesterase, producing MTTTTFRYPIGIRADDIDHMGHVNNSVYLKWVQDAVVKFWETAAPPEAVARHLWIALSHEIKYRRPTFLDDLVVADVIAEKVAGARAMFTTVIRRGEDVLAEVKSTWCCLDVATRRPARLALDVARRFLPDA from the coding sequence ATGACCACGACAACTTTCCGCTACCCGATCGGCATCCGCGCCGACGACATCGACCACATGGGTCATGTCAACAACAGCGTTTATCTGAAGTGGGTTCAGGACGCGGTGGTCAAGTTCTGGGAAACCGCCGCCCCGCCCGAGGCGGTCGCGCGGCATTTGTGGATCGCGCTGAGCCACGAAATCAAATATCGCCGCCCGACCTTTCTCGACGATCTCGTCGTTGCCGACGTGATCGCGGAAAAGGTCGCCGGTGCCCGGGCGATGTTCACCACCGTCATCCGCCGCGGGGAAGACGTGCTGGCCGAGGTCAAGTCGACCTGGTGCTGCCTCGACGTCGCGACCCGTCGTCCAGCCCGGCTCGCGCTCGACGTCGCCCGCCGGTTCCTGCCCGACGCCTGA
- a CDS encoding NAD-dependent deacylase, whose product MLTGAGISAESGLATFRASDGLWEDHRIEDVATPEAFARDPGLVHDFYNARRARLGEVEPDAAHRALARLDVEWPGELLVVTQNVDDLHERAGSRRLLHMHGELRGGWCTACNNRFRWDGPMDSFARCPKCALPGLIRPDIVWFGEMPYEMEAIDAALMACDLFVAIGTSGAVYPAAGFVQTAAYRGAATLEINLEPSQGRIFFDEHRFGLAGVEVPKWVDELLTDAA is encoded by the coding sequence GTGCTGACCGGCGCCGGAATCAGTGCGGAGAGCGGGCTGGCAACGTTCCGCGCCTCGGACGGTCTGTGGGAGGATCATCGGATCGAGGATGTCGCCACCCCCGAGGCGTTCGCCCGCGACCCCGGCCTGGTGCACGATTTCTACAATGCGCGGCGGGCCCGGCTTGGTGAGGTCGAGCCCGATGCCGCCCACCGCGCGCTGGCCCGGCTTGACGTCGAATGGCCGGGCGAGCTGTTGGTTGTCACGCAGAATGTCGACGACCTTCACGAGCGGGCCGGGTCGAGGCGGCTGCTGCACATGCATGGCGAACTCCGCGGCGGGTGGTGCACGGCGTGCAACAACCGCTTCCGCTGGGACGGGCCGATGGACTCGTTCGCCCGCTGCCCCAAATGCGCTTTGCCGGGCCTGATCCGCCCCGACATCGTCTGGTTTGGCGAGATGCCCTACGAGATGGAAGCGATCGACGCCGCGCTGATGGCGTGCGACCTGTTCGTCGCCATCGGCACCTCGGGCGCGGTCTATCCGGCGGCGGGCTTCGTCCAGACCGCGGCCTATCGCGGGGCGGCGACGCTCGAGATCAACCTCGAGCCGAGCCAGGGGAGAATCTTCTTCGACGAGCACCGATTCGGATTGGCTGGAGTCGAAGTGCCGAAATGGGTCGACGAGCTGCTTACGGATGCCGCCTAA
- the era gene encoding GTPase Era: protein MPDAQTRCGLIAVLGAPNAGKSTLVNALVGQKVAIVSPKAQTTRARLMGIAIHGQTQMLLVDTPGIFAPARRLDRAMVKAAWEGASDADRLVLVIDSAAKLGTKAEQVIAGLEGRREPLVLVLNKVDLADKNALLVLAQSLHTRLSPEAVFMVSASTGDGVAELKAHLAAAMPAGPWHYPEDQLTDATDRMVAAELTREQLYLQLHAELPYAAAVVTEQWEERGDGSAAIHQQILIERDSQKGIVVGKGGARLKAIGQAAREAIAEHLGRRVHLYLHVKVAPRWSEDKALYRDIGLDWAD from the coding sequence ATGCCTGACGCGCAGACCCGCTGCGGCCTTATCGCCGTTCTCGGTGCGCCCAACGCCGGCAAGTCGACCCTGGTCAATGCGCTGGTCGGGCAGAAGGTGGCGATCGTCAGCCCCAAGGCGCAGACCACCCGCGCGCGGCTGATGGGCATTGCGATCCACGGGCAGACCCAGATGCTGCTGGTCGATACGCCCGGCATCTTCGCCCCCGCGCGGCGGCTCGACCGGGCGATGGTCAAGGCGGCGTGGGAGGGCGCCAGCGATGCCGACCGGCTGGTGCTGGTGATCGATTCCGCAGCCAAGCTTGGCACAAAGGCCGAGCAGGTCATCGCCGGGCTCGAGGGCCGCCGCGAGCCGCTCGTGCTGGTGCTCAACAAGGTCGACCTGGCCGACAAGAATGCCCTGCTGGTGCTCGCCCAGTCGCTCCACACCCGGCTCTCGCCCGAGGCCGTGTTCATGGTCTCCGCGTCGACCGGCGACGGTGTGGCCGAGCTCAAGGCGCATCTCGCCGCGGCGATGCCGGCGGGGCCGTGGCATTATCCCGAGGACCAGCTGACCGACGCCACCGACCGCATGGTCGCGGCGGAACTGACCCGCGAACAGCTCTATCTCCAGCTCCACGCCGAGCTGCCCTATGCCGCCGCAGTGGTCACCGAGCAGTGGGAGGAGCGGGGGGACGGCTCGGCCGCGATCCACCAGCAGATCCTGATCGAGCGCGACAGCCAGAAGGGCATCGTCGTCGGCAAGGGCGGAGCACGGTTGAAGGCGATCGGCCAGGCCGCGCGCGAGGCGATCGCCGAGCATCTCGGCCGCCGCGTCCACCTCTACCTCCACGTCAAGGTCGCCCCCCGCTGGAGCGAGGACAAGGCGCTCTACCGGGACATCGGCCTCGACTGGGCCGACTAG
- a CDS encoding GIY-YIG nuclease family protein yields MSFWAYMLHCNAGRFYVGHTDDLERRIAQHERGALPGFTRNYLPVELVRSQEFTTRAEAKEAERQIKGWRRDKKLALIRNDWDAISRLAKSKSSPSTSSGQTETGSRPQ; encoded by the coding sequence ATGAGTTTCTGGGCCTACATGCTCCACTGCAACGCCGGACGCTTTTACGTTGGGCACACCGACGACCTCGAACGCCGGATCGCTCAGCACGAACGCGGCGCCCTGCCCGGCTTCACCCGCAACTATCTCCCCGTCGAATTGGTGAGGTCGCAAGAATTCACGACGCGTGCCGAAGCCAAGGAGGCCGAGCGCCAGATCAAAGGTTGGCGCCGCGACAAGAAGCTCGCGCTCATCCGCAATGATTGGGACGCAATCTCCCGCTTGGCGAAGTCGAAGAGCAGCCCTTCGACAAGCTCAGGGCAGACGGAGACGGGGAGTAGGCCTCAGTAA
- the rnc gene encoding ribonuclease III produces MSGASDFLENALGHRPADPALFEQALTHGSHGGASYERLEFLGDRVLGLVVADWLYERFPDEPEGMMSRRYNALVARETCAEVGRAIGVPAEIRLGRQAREDRATGSDNVVGDVVEALIGALYLDSGLAPAAAFIRKNWAPFLDSQRQAPQHPKSALQELAAARNWGTPHYQLLARSGAHHAPTFRVQVTVRGGGEAEAEGPSKQDAETAAAEALLGELATPNRPA; encoded by the coding sequence GTGAGCGGAGCGTCCGACTTCCTCGAAAACGCGCTCGGCCACCGGCCGGCCGATCCGGCGCTGTTCGAGCAGGCGCTGACCCACGGCAGCCACGGCGGCGCCAGCTACGAGCGGCTCGAATTCCTCGGCGACCGGGTGCTCGGACTGGTCGTCGCCGACTGGCTCTACGAGCGCTTTCCCGACGAGCCCGAGGGCATGATGAGCCGCCGCTACAACGCGCTGGTCGCGCGCGAGACCTGCGCCGAGGTCGGCCGCGCGATTGGCGTTCCGGCCGAGATTCGCCTCGGCCGCCAGGCGAGGGAGGACCGCGCCACCGGCAGCGACAATGTCGTCGGCGACGTCGTCGAGGCGCTGATCGGAGCGCTCTATCTCGACAGCGGGCTAGCACCCGCCGCAGCCTTCATCCGCAAGAACTGGGCGCCGTTCCTCGACAGCCAGCGCCAAGCTCCGCAGCACCCTAAATCCGCCCTCCAAGAACTCGCCGCGGCGCGCAATTGGGGCACTCCGCACTACCAGCTCCTCGCCCGCTCTGGAGCCCACCACGCCCCGACCTTCCGGGTCCAGGTTACCGTCCGCGGCGGCGGCGAAGCCGAAGCGGAAGGCCCCTCCAAGCAAGACGCCGAGACAGCGGCGGCGGAGGCCTTGTTAGGGGAACTGGCAACCCCCAACCGCCCAGCCTGA
- the lepB gene encoding signal peptidase I gives MRGPRTPNTRSTLPAWFSTLRFFALLAFAAWALRSLVAAPFSIPSGSMMPTMLPGDYLFVAKWPYGFSRFSFPAQLPSFPGRILARLPERGDVVIFKRPGEGTDWVKRVIGLPGDTVELRSGMLILNRRPVPRSATAEIRLPRTPNTDCAIDGSPDCRYPAFVETLPNGRRYVTLDQLERGPADDFGPIAVPAGHLFLLGDNRDDSADSRFALADGGIGLVPVDHLVGRAAFAFWSTDGSAEAGKPWTWFKGLRRERLGQGYQP, from the coding sequence ATGCGCGGCCCCCGCACGCCCAACACCCGATCGACCCTCCCCGCGTGGTTCTCGACCCTGCGCTTCTTTGCCTTGCTCGCGTTCGCCGCCTGGGCGCTGCGCAGCCTGGTCGCGGCACCCTTTTCGATTCCCAGCGGCTCGATGATGCCGACTATGCTCCCGGGCGATTATCTGTTCGTCGCCAAATGGCCTTACGGCTTCTCGCGCTTCAGCTTCCCGGCGCAGCTGCCGAGCTTCCCCGGCCGAATCCTCGCCCGCCTGCCCGAGCGCGGCGACGTCGTCATCTTCAAGCGCCCCGGCGAGGGGACCGACTGGGTCAAGCGCGTGATCGGCCTGCCCGGCGACACCGTCGAGCTACGTTCCGGCATGCTGATCCTCAACCGCCGCCCGGTCCCGCGCAGCGCGACCGCCGAAATTCGCCTGCCGCGCACTCCCAACACCGATTGCGCGATCGACGGCAGCCCCGACTGCCGCTACCCGGCGTTCGTGGAAACGCTCCCCAACGGCCGCCGCTACGTTACCCTCGACCAACTCGAGCGCGGCCCGGCCGACGATTTCGGGCCGATCGCCGTCCCCGCCGGCCATCTGTTCCTGCTCGGCGACAATCGCGACGACAGCGCCGACAGCCGCTTCGCCCTCGCCGACGGCGGGATCGGCCTGGTCCCGGTCGACCATTTGGTCGGCCGCGCCGCCTTCGCTTTCTGGTCGACCGACGGCAGCGCCGAGGCGGGCAAGCCGTGGACCTGGTTCAAGGGCCTGCGCCGCGAGCGGCTCGGCCAGGGCTATCAGCCGTGA
- the pgi gene encoding glucose-6-phosphate isomerase encodes MPATTDPFARLRTLKLTPLDGLFAGDEERVETLSVEVAGIRFDWSKTHLDAALLGEFAAIAEAQGLAARREALFSGEVVNVTEGRAATHVAERGQGDPDHVAAAAASHQRMRSLIDAIEGGAFGDVSGILHIGIGGSALGPELLLDSLGRGTGEVGVSILSNIDGLAVDDSTDPLDPETTLVCAVSKTFTTAETLMNLEAALKWMREAGVEDPYGRVIAITANPAAAIEFGIDETRILPFDEGVGGRYSLWSSVGFSAALALGWETFEELLEGAAAMDRHFRLTPLERNAPVLAAFADLAYTQVAGAETRAVFAYDERLRLLPSYLQQLEMESNGKSVNAAGEPLAGPSAAITWGGTGTDAQHAVFQLLHQGTHLVPVEFVAVIERGDDQDPAHHRALLRNCFAQGAALMAGEAAADPARAFAGNRPSSTILLDRLDARTLGALLAFYEHRVFAAAVLLGINPFDQFGVELGKKMARALDNPEAAGEFDASTRALIERAGL; translated from the coding sequence ATGCCCGCTACGACCGATCCGTTCGCCCGCCTCAGGACGCTCAAGCTTACCCCGCTCGACGGCCTGTTCGCCGGCGACGAGGAGCGGGTCGAGACGCTTTCGGTCGAGGTCGCGGGAATCCGCTTCGACTGGTCGAAGACCCATCTCGACGCGGCGCTGCTCGGCGAGTTCGCCGCGATTGCCGAGGCGCAGGGGCTGGCGGCGCGGCGCGAGGCATTGTTCTCGGGCGAGGTCGTCAATGTCACCGAGGGCCGAGCCGCGACCCACGTCGCCGAGCGCGGGCAGGGCGACCCGGACCATGTCGCGGCGGCGGCGGCGAGCCACCAGCGCATGCGCTCGCTGATCGACGCGATCGAGGGCGGGGCGTTCGGCGATGTCAGCGGGATCCTCCACATCGGCATCGGCGGGTCGGCGCTCGGGCCGGAACTGCTGCTCGATTCGCTCGGCCGCGGCACCGGCGAGGTGGGGGTCAGCATCCTTTCCAACATCGACGGGCTGGCGGTCGACGATTCGACTGACCCGCTCGATCCCGAGACGACCTTGGTGTGCGCGGTCAGCAAGACCTTCACCACCGCCGAGACGCTGATGAACCTCGAGGCGGCGCTCAAGTGGATGCGCGAGGCGGGGGTCGAGGATCCCTATGGGCGGGTGATCGCGATCACCGCCAATCCGGCGGCGGCGATCGAGTTCGGAATCGACGAGACCCGGATCCTGCCGTTCGACGAGGGCGTCGGCGGGCGCTATTCCCTGTGGTCGTCGGTCGGCTTTTCCGCCGCGCTGGCGCTCGGCTGGGAGACATTCGAGGAATTGCTCGAGGGGGCGGCGGCGATGGACCGCCACTTCCGGCTGACGCCGCTGGAGCGCAACGCGCCGGTGCTCGCGGCCTTCGCTGACCTCGCCTACACCCAGGTCGCCGGGGCCGAGACCCGGGCGGTGTTCGCCTATGACGAGCGGTTGCGGCTGTTGCCCTCCTATCTGCAGCAGCTGGAGATGGAATCAAACGGCAAGTCGGTGAACGCGGCCGGCGAGCCGCTGGCGGGGCCGAGCGCGGCGATCACCTGGGGTGGGACCGGCACCGACGCGCAGCATGCGGTGTTCCAGTTGCTCCACCAGGGCACGCATCTGGTGCCGGTCGAGTTCGTCGCGGTGATCGAGCGTGGCGACGACCAGGACCCGGCGCATCATCGCGCCTTGCTGCGCAACTGCTTCGCGCAAGGCGCGGCGCTGATGGCCGGCGAGGCGGCGGCCGATCCGGCGCGGGCATTCGCCGGCAACCGGCCGTCGTCGACCATCCTGCTCGACCGGCTCGACGCGCGGACGCTGGGCGCCTTGCTCGCTTTTTACGAGCACCGCGTGTTCGCCGCGGCGGTGCTGCTCGGGATCAATCCGTTCGACCAGTTCGGGGTCGAGCTTGGCAAGAAGATGGCGCGGGCGCTCGACAATCCCGAGGCGGCGGGCGAGTTCGACGCATCGACCCGGGCGCTGATCGAGAGGGCGGGCCTGTGA
- the gorA gene encoding glutathione-disulfide reductase: MTNGASDEFNLFVIGAGSGGVRAARVAAAHGARVAIAEEYRVGGTCVIRGCVPKKLLVYGAHFAEDLNDAAMFGWDIQQCRFDWPVLRDHVLAEVDRLEGLYRQTLESNKVTLFEERAVLGGPNLVRLESGREVRAGKVLIATGARPHMPAIAGIEHAMSSNEVFTMERLPERVVIAGGGYIANEFAGIFHQFGSKVTIVNRSDQLLRGYDEQVRDRLLQISLAKGIQFRFNATFEGIEQVDGGALRLTMSGCDDIEADAVLFATGRMPNSAGLGLEALGVKLGERGAILVDEQSRTSVNSVFAIGDVTDRVQLTPVAIREGQAFADREYGGIDAQVDYRAIPSAVFSHPPLAGVGLTESEARNTLGTVKVFTSDFRPMKNVLAGRNERSLYKLVVDAASDEVVGVHMIGPDAPELLQVAAIAVKARLKKSDFDSTVALHPSMAEELVLMR; this comes from the coding sequence GTGACGAACGGCGCGAGCGACGAATTCAACCTGTTCGTGATCGGCGCGGGATCGGGCGGGGTGCGCGCGGCGCGGGTCGCGGCGGCGCACGGCGCTCGGGTTGCGATTGCCGAGGAATATCGGGTCGGCGGCACGTGCGTGATCCGCGGCTGCGTGCCCAAGAAGCTTTTGGTCTATGGCGCGCATTTCGCCGAGGATCTGAACGACGCGGCGATGTTCGGCTGGGATATCCAGCAGTGCCGCTTCGACTGGCCGGTGCTGCGCGACCACGTGCTGGCCGAAGTGGACCGGTTGGAAGGGCTCTACCGCCAGACGCTCGAGAGCAACAAGGTGACCCTGTTCGAGGAGCGCGCGGTGCTCGGCGGGCCGAACCTGGTGCGGCTCGAAAGCGGGCGCGAGGTGCGCGCGGGCAAGGTCCTGATCGCGACCGGGGCTCGGCCGCACATGCCGGCGATCGCCGGCATCGAGCATGCGATGAGCTCGAACGAGGTGTTCACGATGGAGCGGCTGCCCGAGCGCGTGGTGATCGCTGGCGGCGGCTATATCGCCAACGAGTTCGCGGGGATCTTCCATCAGTTCGGGAGCAAGGTGACGATCGTCAACCGCTCCGACCAACTGCTGCGCGGCTATGACGAGCAGGTGCGCGACCGGCTGCTCCAGATCAGCCTGGCGAAGGGGATCCAGTTCCGGTTCAACGCGACGTTCGAGGGCATCGAGCAGGTCGACGGCGGGGCGCTCAGGCTGACGATGAGCGGGTGCGACGACATCGAGGCCGACGCGGTTCTGTTCGCCACCGGGCGGATGCCGAACAGCGCCGGGCTCGGGCTGGAGGCGCTCGGGGTGAAGCTCGGCGAGCGCGGCGCGATCCTGGTCGACGAGCAGTCGCGGACCAGCGTCAATTCGGTGTTCGCGATCGGCGACGTCACCGACCGCGTGCAGCTGACGCCGGTGGCGATCCGCGAGGGGCAGGCGTTTGCCGACCGCGAATATGGCGGGATCGACGCCCAGGTCGATTATCGCGCCATCCCGAGCGCGGTGTTCAGCCATCCGCCGCTGGCCGGGGTCGGCCTGACCGAAAGCGAGGCGCGCAACACGCTCGGCACGGTCAAGGTGTTCACCTCCGACTTCCGGCCGATGAAGAATGTGCTGGCGGGCCGCAACGAGCGCTCGCTGTATAAGCTCGTGGTCGACGCGGCGAGCGACGAGGTGGTCGGTGTGCATATGATCGGGCCCGACGCGCCCGAGCTGCTCCAGGTCGCGGCGATCGCGGTGAAGGCGCGATTGAAGAAGAGCGATTTCGATTCGACCGTCGCGCTGCACCCGTCGATGGCCGAAGAATTGGTGCTGATGCGGTGA
- a CDS encoding phytoene desaturase family protein, producing the protein MTSDAVVIGAGHNGLTCAYYLARKGLKVTVVEAADRVGGAAVTDEFHPGFRNSAAAYTVSLLQPKVIREMALERHGLKVVLRKTDNFLPASDGRYLLAGRDGLTRRELERHHKGDGAAYDRYNAELETVVRLIKKWLLRAPVEAGAGLRGLPNMLRLGGDLVGLSTDEVRTVHAFATRSAGDILDRFFAGDMAKALFAFDGIVGNFASPYSPGTAYVLLHHLFGEAAGVAGAWGHAIGGMGAITAAMAAACREAGVDIVLGSPVSEVIVEKDRAAGVVAGGKQYRAGCVVAGVNPRLLFERLVPDSAVVSSTRHHFAHWQCESATFRMNVALDKLPNFKVLPGRGNHLTAGIIIGPSMAYMDRAFHDAGRDGWSSKPVVEMLIPTTLDKSLAPRGKHVASLFCQHFRYRLPDGRSWDDEREAAADAVIATVEEHAPGFASSIVARQIHSPLDLERRFGLIGGDIFHGKMGLDQLFSARPMIGFADYRMPLAGLYLCGSGAHPGGGVTGAPGHNAAMAVLADRAGPSRRAFASLRSLSRSSG; encoded by the coding sequence GTGACGAGCGACGCGGTGGTGATCGGCGCCGGGCACAACGGCCTCACCTGCGCTTACTATCTGGCGCGCAAGGGGCTGAAGGTCACGGTGGTCGAGGCGGCCGACCGGGTCGGCGGGGCAGCGGTGACCGACGAGTTCCACCCGGGCTTTCGCAACAGCGCGGCCGCCTACACCGTCTCGCTGCTCCAGCCCAAAGTGATCCGCGAGATGGCGCTCGAGCGGCACGGGCTGAAGGTCGTGCTTCGCAAGACCGACAACTTCCTGCCCGCGAGCGACGGCCGCTATCTGCTCGCCGGGCGCGACGGGCTGACGCGGCGCGAGCTCGAGCGACATCACAAGGGCGATGGCGCGGCCTACGATCGCTACAATGCCGAGCTCGAGACAGTGGTGCGGCTGATCAAAAAGTGGCTGCTGCGCGCTCCGGTCGAGGCCGGGGCGGGCCTTCGTGGGCTGCCCAACATGCTTCGGCTCGGCGGCGATCTGGTCGGGCTATCGACCGACGAGGTGCGCACGGTCCACGCCTTCGCGACGCGCAGCGCGGGCGACATCCTCGATCGCTTTTTCGCCGGCGACATGGCCAAGGCGCTGTTCGCCTTCGACGGAATCGTCGGCAATTTCGCCTCGCCCTACTCGCCGGGCACCGCGTACGTCCTGCTCCACCATCTGTTCGGCGAGGCAGCGGGAGTGGCCGGAGCGTGGGGCCATGCGATCGGCGGGATGGGGGCGATCACGGCGGCGATGGCCGCCGCCTGCCGCGAGGCGGGGGTCGACATCGTGCTCGGCTCGCCGGTCAGCGAGGTAATCGTCGAGAAGGACCGCGCGGCAGGCGTGGTGGCCGGCGGCAAGCAGTATCGCGCGGGGTGCGTGGTGGCGGGGGTCAACCCGCGGCTGCTGTTCGAGCGGCTGGTGCCGGACAGTGCAGTGGTTTCCTCGACGCGCCATCACTTCGCCCACTGGCAGTGCGAGAGCGCGACGTTCCGAATGAACGTGGCGCTCGATAAACTGCCCAATTTCAAGGTGTTGCCGGGGCGCGGTAACCATTTGACGGCAGGCATTATCATCGGCCCGTCGATGGCCTACATGGACCGCGCATTCCACGATGCGGGGCGCGACGGCTGGTCGAGTAAGCCGGTGGTCGAGATGCTGATCCCGACCACGCTCGACAAGAGCCTGGCGCCGCGCGGCAAGCATGTCGCGAGCCTGTTCTGCCAGCATTTCCGCTACAGATTGCCGGACGGCCGCTCGTGGGACGATGAGCGCGAGGCGGCGGCGGACGCGGTGATCGCGACGGTCGAGGAGCATGCGCCGGGGTTCGCCAGCTCGATCGTCGCGCGGCAGATCCATTCGCCGCTCGACCTCGAGCGCCGCTTCGGCTTGATCGGCGGCGACATCTTCCACGGCAAGATGGGGCTCGACCAATTGTTCAGCGCCCGGCCGATGATCGGTTTTGCCGATTACCGCATGCCGCTGGCGGGACTCTATCTGTGCGGATCGGGCGCGCATCCCGGCGGCGGCGTAACCGGTGCGCCCGGGCATAATGCGGCGATGGCGGTGCTGGCTGATCGGGCGGGTCCTTCGAGACGCGCCTTCGCCTCGCTTCGCTCGCTCAGTCGCTCCTCAGGATGA
- a CDS encoding CaiB/BaiF CoA transferase family protein has protein sequence MNQPLAGIRVLDLSRVLAGPWATQVMADLGAEVIKVEQPGCGDDTRHWGPPWLERDGETVAAYFLAANRGKRSVAIDIADPDGAALVRRMAADCDVVVENFRVGGLKKYGLDAASLRGANPRLIYASITGFGQDGPYAERAGYDYIIQGMGGLMSLTGLPDGAPGGGPMRVGVAVVDLFTGMYAANAVLAALVRRGATGEGATIDLALFDVQLAMLANQASNALVSGRDPVRQGAGHPNIVPYQPFDAADQPIIVAVGNDRQFARLAGILGHEEWAADERFASNSARVANRAVLVPAIAEMVATRPAAEWLAALEAAGIPAGPINSVGQALGDPQAEWRGMRREVDGVPVVGSPLRIDGKRQDSPLPPPMLGADGDVLGEWLGAEELARLRARRVVG, from the coding sequence ATGAACCAGCCGCTTGCCGGAATCCGGGTGCTCGATCTGTCGCGGGTGCTGGCGGGGCCGTGGGCGACTCAGGTGATGGCGGATCTGGGCGCGGAGGTGATCAAAGTCGAGCAGCCGGGGTGCGGCGACGACACGCGCCACTGGGGGCCGCCGTGGCTGGAGCGCGACGGCGAGACGGTCGCGGCCTATTTCCTGGCCGCCAATCGCGGCAAGCGCAGCGTGGCGATCGACATCGCCGATCCCGACGGCGCGGCGCTGGTCCGGCGCATGGCGGCAGACTGCGACGTCGTGGTCGAGAACTTTCGCGTCGGGGGCCTCAAGAAATACGGGCTCGACGCGGCCAGCCTGCGCGGCGCCAACCCGCGGCTGATCTACGCCTCGATCACCGGCTTCGGGCAGGACGGGCCGTACGCCGAGCGCGCCGGCTACGATTACATCATCCAGGGCATGGGCGGGCTGATGAGCCTGACCGGACTGCCCGACGGCGCGCCCGGCGGCGGGCCGATGCGGGTCGGGGTGGCGGTGGTCGATTTGTTCACCGGCATGTACGCCGCCAATGCGGTGCTCGCGGCGCTGGTCCGCCGCGGCGCGACGGGCGAGGGCGCGACGATCGACCTCGCGCTGTTCGATGTCCAGCTGGCGATGCTGGCCAACCAGGCGTCGAACGCTTTGGTCTCCGGCCGCGACCCGGTGCGGCAGGGCGCCGGCCATCCCAATATCGTACCCTACCAGCCGTTCGACGCGGCCGATCAGCCGATCATCGTCGCAGTCGGCAACGACCGGCAATTCGCGCGGCTGGCGGGGATTTTGGGCCATGAGGAGTGGGCCGCGGACGAACGGTTCGCGAGCAATTCGGCGCGGGTCGCGAACCGCGCGGTGCTGGTGCCGGCGATCGCGGAGATGGTCGCGACTCGGCCGGCGGCGGAGTGGCTTGCGGCGCTCGAGGCGGCGGGCATTCCGGCCGGGCCGATCAATTCGGTGGGGCAGGCGCTGGGCGATCCGCAAGCCGAGTGGCGAGGAATGCGGCGCGAGGTCGATGGCGTGCCGGTGGTTGGATCGCCGCTGCGGATCGACGGGAAACGGCAGGATTCGCCGCTGCCGCCGCCGATGCTCGGGGCGGATGGGGATGTGTTGGGCGAGTGGCTTGGCGCGGAGGAACTGGCGCGGCTGCGGGCGCGGCGGGTGGTTGGTTAG
- a CDS encoding toxic anion resistance protein, with protein sequence MASEATTQTATKIKLEPPPALQPIAVQEAAGLVPLKSEETSELDQKVAKFVDELAALDSNSPDFGKKVDALTAMGRKEIAEAAGASNRFLDRPVKAIDSDTGIGADLTELRRTVEALDPKEAGRGMTTRKFLGIIPFGNKINNYFDKYRSSQTHISAILQRLANGKDELLMDNAAIDTERANLWKTMHRLEQMIHISKSLDRKLEDKANELDATEPAKAKAIRESALFYTRQRTTDLLTQMAVTVQGYLALDLVKKNNVELVKGVDRASTTTVAALRTAVTVAQALSNQKLVLEQIGALNTTTAGMIDTTGELLKHQTGAIHEQAASSTIPLETLQRAFQNIYDTMDQIDAFKLAALSNMKQTVETLGSEVEKSKGYIARAEGVAQGRLENNASPFTPLESK encoded by the coding sequence ATGGCGAGCGAAGCGACCACCCAGACCGCCACCAAGATCAAGCTCGAGCCGCCGCCCGCGCTCCAGCCGATCGCCGTCCAGGAAGCCGCCGGCCTCGTCCCGCTGAAGAGCGAGGAGACCAGCGAGCTCGACCAGAAGGTCGCCAAGTTCGTCGACGAACTGGCCGCGCTGGACAGCAATTCGCCCGATTTCGGCAAGAAGGTCGACGCGCTCACCGCAATGGGCCGCAAGGAGATCGCCGAGGCCGCGGGCGCGTCGAACCGCTTCCTCGACCGGCCGGTCAAGGCGATCGACAGTGACACCGGAATAGGTGCCGACCTCACCGAGCTGCGCCGCACCGTCGAGGCGCTCGATCCCAAGGAAGCCGGACGCGGGATGACCACCAGGAAGTTCCTCGGGATCATTCCGTTCGGCAACAAGATCAACAATTACTTCGACAAATATCGCAGCTCGCAGACCCACATCAGCGCCATCCTTCAGCGCCTTGCCAACGGCAAGGACGAGCTGCTCATGGATAATGCCGCGATCGACACCGAGCGCGCTAATCTGTGGAAGACGATGCACCGGCTCGAGCAGATGATCCACATCTCCAAGAGCCTGGACCGCAAGCTCGAGGACAAGGCCAATGAGCTCGACGCGACCGAGCCGGCCAAGGCCAAGGCGATCCGCGAAAGCGCCTTGTTCTACACCCGCCAGCGGACCACCGACCTGCTCACCCAGATGGCGGTCACCGTCCAGGGCTATCTCGCGCTCGATCTGGTCAAGAAGAACAATGTCGAGCTGGTGAAGGGCGTCGACCGCGCCTCGACCACCACCGTCGCCGCGCTCAGGACCGCCGTCACCGTCGCCCAGGCGCTGTCGAACCAGAAACTGGTGCTCGAACAGATCGGCGCGCTCAACACCACCACGGCGGGGATGATCGACACCACTGGCGAACTGTTGAAGCACCAGACCGGCGCGATCCACGAACAGGCCGCCTCCTCGACCATCCCGCTCGAGACCCTCCAGCGCGCGTTCCAGAACATCTACGATACGATGGACCAGATCGACGCGTTCAAGCTCGCGGCTTTGTCGAACATGAAGCAGACCGTCGAGACGCTCGGCAGCGAGGTCGAAAAGTCGAAAGGCTACATCGCCCGCGCCGAGGGCGTCGCCCAGGGCCGCCTCGAAAACAACGCCTCCCCGTTCACCCCCCTCGAAAGCAAGTGA